In one Parageobacillus genomosp. 1 genomic region, the following are encoded:
- a CDS encoding phosphatase PAP2 family protein, with protein sequence MNKRLLSVSAFSFLLFLAIWAAVAAGATNAIDQRLLQLFDSWDWLDGFTILGYGYFIGIASILLVLFLWFCKRDYYGMVLVLVAVGGGYGLNTFIKDLVGRARPPFAQGVYGFSFPSGHAMVGSIYLLLIAYFLSKEVKKASQRWMIFFIFGLLALLTGLSRLSLQVHYPSDVLAGFLLGIAYLSVCISVYQFVYSRMPVTNKGSFKK encoded by the coding sequence ATGAACAAACGTCTTCTATCCGTATCTGCATTTAGTTTTCTCCTGTTTCTTGCCATATGGGCCGCGGTGGCGGCGGGAGCAACCAATGCGATAGATCAGCGGCTGCTACAATTGTTTGATTCATGGGACTGGTTAGATGGCTTTACGATATTAGGCTATGGCTATTTCATCGGCATTGCCAGCATCCTGCTTGTGTTGTTTTTATGGTTTTGCAAACGCGATTATTACGGCATGGTGCTTGTGCTGGTTGCTGTCGGCGGCGGTTACGGGCTGAATACATTTATTAAGGACCTTGTCGGACGGGCGCGGCCGCCATTTGCGCAAGGGGTGTACGGGTTTAGCTTCCCGAGCGGCCACGCGATGGTCGGCAGCATTTATTTGTTGTTAATCGCGTACTTTCTAAGCAAAGAGGTAAAGAAAGCATCACAACGGTGGATGATTTTTTTCATTTTCGGCCTTCTTGCATTATTGACAGGGCTTAGCCGCTTAAGCCTTCAAGTTCACTACCCGTCTGACGTTTTGGCAGGGTTTTTGTTAGGGATTGCTTATCTTTCTGTTTGCATTTCTGTTTATCAATTTGTTTATAGTAGAATGCCGGTTACGAACAAAGGGAGTTTTAAAAAATAA
- a CDS encoding YwqI/YxiC family protein has translation MTEIKVHLKEVEASLDELKRKISELNTNHSHPSFPVSSLDFITKIKAIEDLYYQIVTDYKNTLLHIENDVRRHIENLAETDRNIAKKMCI, from the coding sequence ATGACAGAAATTAAAGTCCATTTAAAGGAAGTTGAAGCGTCATTAGACGAGCTAAAACGTAAAATAAGCGAATTAAATACTAACCATTCACATCCATCGTTCCCGGTTTCCTCTCTTGATTTCATCACAAAAATAAAAGCAATTGAAGACCTTTACTATCAAATCGTTACCGATTATAAAAATACGCTATTACACATTGAGAACGATGTTCGGAGACATATTGAGAATCTTGCGGAGACAGACCGAAATATTGCCAAAAAAATGTGCATATAA
- a CDS encoding serine hydrolase domain-containing protein — protein sequence MSNRSISIVLSSVMLGSVIISSPPPVFAISHEHPSPTMEQTEKKVYKTTQSKIQTPFSWDHPGPVSPVIHPGSPKAAGMREEPLREIDQVIEQAMRDRVIPGAVVYIVRRGIIVKHEAYGYAKRYEDDVFTESKQPISMREDTIFDLASISKLFTTTAAMKLYEQGKFSLDDPVAKYIPEFAQNGKEKVTIRQLMTHTSGLAAWIPLYKMGTNREDRLQIVFAQPLEHPPGTTYTYSDLNMITLGALVERLSGLRLDQFVYKYITKPLGMNDTMYNPPPHLKTRIAATEYQPWTGRGLVWGEVHDENAWALDGVAGHAGVFSTAHDLAIFASMFLQNGKYGGKRILQPETVRLLMENQIPQFPGDDHGLGWELAQGWYMDALSESTTLGHTGYTGTSIVVSPNNHVIAILLTNRVHPTRNTVSTNPLRRQVARLTADAIPIAMPRKEQAWFAGYGDGLNAVLSTNVTLNEQATLTFDTWYRIEPNVDFGVVEVSQDGIHWTQVGELLTGSSGDWITKTVTIPAHTVSIRFRYHTDVSVNGRGWYVTNICLTDENGKKMKATWESSEWEQRSF from the coding sequence ATGAGCAATCGGTCTATTTCCATCGTTTTGTCGTCTGTAATGTTAGGATCAGTCATCATTTCTTCACCCCCACCTGTTTTCGCAATATCCCATGAACATCCATCTCCCACGATGGAGCAAACTGAAAAGAAAGTATACAAAACAACTCAGTCCAAAATACAAACACCTTTTTCTTGGGATCATCCCGGCCCCGTTTCTCCGGTTATACACCCGGGATCGCCTAAAGCGGCTGGCATGAGGGAAGAACCTTTACGGGAAATCGATCAAGTAATAGAACAGGCGATGCGTGACCGTGTTATCCCAGGGGCAGTTGTTTATATTGTTCGGAGAGGAATCATTGTCAAACACGAAGCGTATGGATACGCAAAGCGATATGAGGATGATGTGTTTACCGAATCCAAACAGCCGATATCGATGCGGGAAGATACTATTTTCGATTTAGCTTCTATCAGCAAGCTGTTTACGACTACCGCGGCGATGAAACTTTATGAGCAAGGAAAGTTTTCTTTGGATGACCCTGTCGCTAAGTACATACCGGAATTTGCGCAAAACGGAAAAGAAAAAGTAACCATTCGTCAATTAATGACCCATACTTCCGGACTTGCGGCATGGATTCCTCTATATAAAATGGGAACCAATCGCGAAGACCGTTTGCAAATCGTGTTTGCACAGCCGCTTGAACACCCGCCGGGAACCACGTATACATACAGTGATTTGAACATGATTACACTAGGAGCGCTGGTGGAGCGGCTGTCCGGTTTGCGCCTTGATCAGTTTGTGTATAAATACATTACGAAACCGCTTGGCATGAACGATACGATGTATAATCCCCCTCCACACTTAAAGACGCGAATTGCCGCTACGGAATACCAGCCGTGGACCGGAAGAGGGCTTGTCTGGGGAGAAGTCCACGATGAAAACGCGTGGGCGCTGGACGGGGTGGCCGGCCACGCGGGAGTGTTTTCAACCGCTCACGATTTAGCAATTTTTGCTTCAATGTTTTTGCAAAACGGAAAGTATGGCGGTAAGCGGATCCTGCAACCGGAAACGGTTCGGCTATTAATGGAAAACCAAATTCCGCAATTCCCTGGCGACGATCATGGATTAGGATGGGAACTTGCTCAAGGGTGGTACATGGATGCGCTGTCGGAAAGTACCACACTGGGGCATACGGGATATACCGGTACATCGATCGTAGTAAGCCCGAATAATCATGTTATTGCTATTTTGTTGACAAATCGTGTGCATCCTACGCGGAATACCGTGTCTACAAATCCGCTGCGCAGACAAGTTGCCCGTTTAACGGCGGATGCAATTCCGATTGCAATGCCTCGAAAAGAACAAGCTTGGTTTGCCGGATATGGTGACGGTTTGAATGCGGTGCTATCGACAAATGTAACATTAAACGAACAAGCAACATTAACCTTTGATACATGGTATCGAATCGAACCAAACGTTGATTTTGGCGTGGTGGAAGTATCACAAGACGGCATTCATTGGACGCAAGTTGGAGAATTATTGACAGGCAGCAGCGGGGATTGGATAACAAAGACCGTGACAATTCCAGCACATACTGTCTCGATTCGCTTTCGCTATCATACCGATGTTTCTGTCAACGGGCGTGGCTGGTATGTAACGAATATTTGTCTTACGGATGAGAACGGTAAGAAGATGAAGGCAACATGGGAAAGCAGTGAGTGGGAACAACGTTCATTTTGA
- a CDS encoding DUF5082 domain-containing protein, whose amino-acid sequence MNMEEKEYIIHQLYNDISNLENQLRHNYEKIARLKKAESGISNELSELVDHKPLVFDPELTPYTWQGKYADMFLDIRNGTNYAYTGIIQQTESLLNDISKKISELEAMNTSISNSISSKRSQLVHLKTLHLKTL is encoded by the coding sequence ATGAATATGGAGGAAAAAGAATACATCATTCACCAATTATATAATGATATTTCTAATCTTGAAAACCAATTGCGACATAATTACGAAAAAATTGCACGGTTAAAAAAAGCTGAAAGTGGCATATCCAATGAACTTAGTGAATTGGTTGATCACAAACCACTTGTATTTGACCCCGAGCTCACTCCCTATACATGGCAAGGCAAATATGCCGATATGTTTTTAGATATAAGAAACGGCACCAATTACGCATACACAGGCATTATTCAGCAAACGGAAAGCCTTTTAAATGATATTTCCAAAAAGATATCGGAACTAGAAGCGATGAATACAAGCATTTCCAACTCTATTTCTTCAAAACGAAGCCAGCTGGTTCATTTAAAGACTCTTCATTTAAAGACTCTGTAA